One window from the genome of Dyadobacter sp. CECT 9275 encodes:
- the purB gene encoding adenylosuccinate lyase: protein MSLNQLTAISPVDGRYYKQVSELSNYFSEYALIYYRVYVEIEYFIALCEIPLPQLSDFDKKTYASLRKIYEEFSEQDALSIKEIEKETNHDVKAVEYFIKLEFEKLGIEAYQEFIHFGLTSQDINNTAIPLSLKDALERQIKPLFRQVLFVLKRMSIEWKNTPMLAFTHGQPASPTRVGKEFLVFVERLERQLEMLDKIPHSAKFGGATGNFNAHHVAYPKHDWMAFAHHFVEGLGLKRSRHTTQIEHYDNLAAIFDCLKRINTILTDLNRDMWTYISMGYFKQKIKAGEVGSSAMPHKVNPIDFENSEGNLGLASALFEHFASKLPISRLQRDLTDSTVLRNIGVPVSHLAIALNSLLKGLGKVELNSDNLKADLEDNWAVVSEAIQTILRREGYPKPYEALKELTRTNEKITHDSISRFVETLDVSEKIREELRQITPFNYLGVVEETH, encoded by the coding sequence ATGTCTTTGAATCAACTTACGGCGATTTCGCCCGTGGATGGCCGTTATTACAAGCAAGTATCTGAGCTTTCAAATTACTTCTCGGAGTATGCACTTATTTATTACAGGGTATACGTTGAGATTGAGTACTTTATCGCTTTGTGTGAAATCCCTCTTCCGCAATTATCCGACTTTGACAAAAAAACATACGCCTCCCTTCGCAAAATCTATGAAGAATTCAGCGAACAGGATGCTCTGAGCATAAAGGAAATAGAAAAGGAGACCAACCATGATGTGAAAGCGGTTGAATATTTCATTAAGCTTGAGTTTGAAAAGCTGGGAATTGAGGCTTACCAGGAATTTATCCATTTCGGTCTTACATCACAGGATATCAATAATACGGCTATTCCTTTATCCTTAAAAGATGCGCTGGAACGTCAGATAAAACCGTTGTTCCGTCAGGTACTCTTTGTTTTGAAACGGATGTCAATTGAGTGGAAGAACACACCCATGCTCGCTTTCACACATGGACAGCCGGCTTCCCCCACACGTGTTGGTAAGGAATTCCTTGTTTTTGTGGAAAGGCTGGAAAGGCAGCTTGAGATGCTGGATAAAATTCCGCATTCGGCCAAATTCGGTGGTGCGACGGGTAACTTTAACGCACATCATGTGGCTTATCCCAAACACGACTGGATGGCGTTTGCGCATCACTTTGTGGAAGGCTTAGGTTTAAAAAGAAGCCGTCATACGACCCAGATCGAACATTATGATAACCTGGCAGCCATTTTTGACTGTCTGAAAAGAATCAACACAATCCTTACTGACCTGAACCGGGATATGTGGACTTACATATCGATGGGATATTTTAAGCAAAAAATAAAAGCCGGAGAGGTAGGTTCATCTGCCATGCCGCACAAGGTTAACCCGATCGATTTTGAAAATTCAGAAGGGAATCTCGGACTTGCTTCGGCTCTTTTTGAGCATTTCGCCAGCAAACTTCCAATATCCAGATTACAGCGGGATTTAACGGATTCTACCGTTCTCCGCAACATTGGTGTGCCGGTTTCTCATCTGGCGATTGCCCTGAATTCTCTGCTGAAAGGATTGGGTAAAGTGGAGCTTAATTCGGACAATCTTAAAGCTGATCTGGAGGATAACTGGGCTGTCGTTTCAGAGGCAATCCAGACGATTTTACGCCGTGAAGGGTATCCCAAGCCCTATGAAGCCTTAAAGGAGCTGACACGTACCAACGAAAAA